A single region of the Sorghum bicolor cultivar BTx623 chromosome 7, Sorghum_bicolor_NCBIv3, whole genome shotgun sequence genome encodes:
- the LOC110437200 gene encoding uncharacterized protein LOC110437200 — translation MSNPGSRAMSIGFTVMLLSVSAGIMIHSGAGGFGLLLLCFTGVLAGANLVAVGVSMTDVPAAFGGARALGAFVIRRNTAAAVGLVMASCAVTVVSGETEPVLCIAMFALLLLGVSLINVGARGE, via the coding sequence ATGAGCAATccgggaagcagggccatgtcCATCGGCTTCACCGTCATGCTGCTTTCTGTCAGCGCGGGCATAATGATCCACTCCGGCGCCGGCGGCTTCGGCTTGCTCCTCCTCTGCTTCACGGGGGTTCTCGCCGGTGCAAACCTGGTCGCCGTCGGTGTCAGCATGACCGATGTCCCTGCGGCGTTCGGCGGTGCACGTGCTCTCGGAGCGTTCGTGATCCGCCGtaacaccgccgccgccgtggggcTCGTCATGGCTTCCTGTGCCGTCACGGTGGTCTCCGGCGAGACAGAGCCCGTGCTCTGCATTGCCATGTTCGCGCTGCTCTTGCTCGGGGTCTCCCTGATCAACGTGGGAGCTCGTGGCGAATAA
- the LOC110437127 gene encoding uncharacterized protein LOC110437127, with translation MDHGGEAARPTTAGSTSTTELSMAGAVQGSEANIGSGAFDEVPVAVLFHLHHGPGHAVAYANIGELWRQRGSIHVALQVPGLHLPDGVVPVLHDYGYSTLQPSPPGAGHDQVLVDLLPNGYGAGHGEAFVGQLPGGGGGGEVLIAPLPDGVGVVLDGSGNFGHGQQTLPVPGTGRAGGIAGMLRLRDPNLGAGYDGYVALADDLGAVLYDNRGMVAQHLRRRLLPLLGIGASSVAVNGLAAGPGSPAVAFHLFVLLLGGVLDLESLVQCLGVRFGRICRAKMYQSTKNIRLCIIILL, from the exons ATGGACCACGGAGGCGAAGCGGCGAGGCCGACGACGGCGGGGTCCACGTCCACCACCGAGCTCAGCATGGCTGGCGCTGTCCAGGGAAGCGAGGCCAACATCGGCAGCGGCGCCTTCGACGAGGTCCCTGTTGCCGTGCTGTTCCACCTCCACCACGGACCAGGACACGCCGTGGCGTACGCCAACATCGGCGAGTTATGGCGGCAGCGAGGCTCCATCCATGTGGCGCTTCAGGTTCCGGGCCTGCATCTCCCCGACGGAGTCGTGCCGGTGCTCCACGACTACGGGTACTCTACACTGCAGCCCAGTCCGCCGGGTGCCGGACATGACCAGGTGCTTGTCGACCTGCTCCCCAACGGCTACGGCGCCGGACATGGCGAGGCCTTTGTCGGCCAGCtcccaggcggcggcggcggcggcgaggtgcTTATTGCCCCGCTCCCCGACGGCGTCGGCGTGGTGTTGGACGGCTCAGGCAACTTCGGCCACGGGCAGCAGACACTGCCGgtgccgggcactgggcgcgccGGCGGAATCGCTGGCATGCTCCGGCTCCGCGACCCCAACCTCGGCGCAGGGTACGACGGTTACGTGGCGCTTGCCGACGACCTCGGCGCAGTACTGTACGACAACCGCGGCATGGtggctcaacacctgcgtcgtCGTCTCCTTCCGTTGCTCGGAATCGGCGCCTCCTCCGTGGCTGTCAATGGGCTCGCCGCCGGCCCGGGCTCGCCGGCGGTTGCCTTTCACCTCTTCGTGCTGCTCTTGGGCG GTGTTCTGGATCTGGAGTCGCTTGTTCAGTGTCTCGGCGTCAGGTTTGGTCGAATTTGTCGTGCCAAAATGTACCAGTCAACGAAGAATATACGTCTTTGTATTATCATTCTGCTATAA
- the LOC110437201 gene encoding uncharacterized protein LOC110437201: MDLGAEQLDSRTTASEPRSRTTYGATPSPMSNPGSRAMCTGFTVMLLSVSAGIIIHSGAGGFGLLLLCFTGVLVAVGVSMTDVPAAFGGAHALGANTAAAVGLVMASCAVTVVSGETEPVLCIAMFTLLLLGVSLINVGARAE; encoded by the exons ATGGATCTTGGCGCCGAGCAGTTGGACTCACGAACCACGGCCTCGGAGCCAAGATCT AGGACCACGTACGGTGCCACGCCGTCGCCGATGAGCAATccgggaagcagggccatgtgCACCGGCTTCACCGTCATGCTGCTTTCTGTCAGCGCGGGCATAATAATCCACTCCGGCGCCGGCGGCTTCGGCTTGCTCCTCCTCTGCTTCACGGGGGTCCTGGTCGCCGTCGGTGTCAGCATGACCGATGTCCCTGCGGCGTTCGGCGGTGCACATGCTCTCGGAGCgaacaccgccgccgccgtggggcTCGTCATGGCTTCCTGTGCCGTCACGGTGGTCTCCGGCGAGACAGAGCCCGTGCTCTGCATTGCAATGTTCACGCTGCTCTTGCTCGGGGTCTCCCTGATCAACGTGGGAGCTCGTGCTGAATAA